A region of Rhizorhabdus wittichii RW1 DNA encodes the following proteins:
- a CDS encoding L-carnitine dehydratase/bile acid-inducible protein F (PFAM: L-carnitine dehydratase/bile acid-inducible protein F) has translation MAVDGQGRRGPLAGLRVLDLSGLGPAPFATMMLADFGAEVLSVRRPDPLPFDPAAAMARGKDAIGVDLRSPEGQAVARRLARSADIFVEGFRPGVMERLGLGPEVLMADNPGLIYARLTGWGQSGPYAKRAGHDINYLAISGALAVIGEDKPTAPPGLLGDLANGSYTMMIGVLMALVERQRTGRGQVVDAAIVDGASYMLGPMFGELELGLWDGDPDHAMLGGKAPFYGVYRCADGKWFSVGAIEQKFYAAMLSILGLDDVDPSAEAQMDRDRWPALRERIAAAFLTKPQAAWTEAFGAVDSCGAPVLAAGELAADPHNAARGTVTADGEGILTAAPAPRLSEHPELVTAPNPRGSRPADTILAEAGFTADEIGELTAKKAVWSL, from the coding sequence ATGGCGGTCGACGGACAGGGCCGCCGGGGGCCGCTCGCCGGCCTGCGCGTGCTCGACCTGAGCGGCCTCGGCCCGGCGCCCTTCGCGACGATGATGCTGGCGGACTTCGGCGCCGAGGTGCTGAGCGTCCGCCGTCCCGATCCGCTGCCCTTCGATCCCGCCGCCGCGATGGCGCGCGGCAAGGACGCGATCGGCGTCGACCTGCGCTCGCCCGAGGGCCAGGCGGTCGCGCGGCGGCTGGCCAGGAGCGCCGACATCTTCGTCGAGGGCTTCCGCCCCGGCGTGATGGAGCGGCTCGGCCTCGGCCCCGAGGTACTGATGGCCGACAATCCGGGGCTGATCTACGCCCGCCTGACCGGCTGGGGGCAGAGCGGCCCCTATGCGAAGCGGGCCGGCCACGACATCAACTATCTCGCCATATCGGGCGCGCTCGCGGTGATCGGCGAGGACAAGCCGACCGCCCCGCCGGGGCTGCTCGGCGATCTCGCCAACGGTTCCTACACGATGATGATCGGCGTGCTGATGGCGCTGGTCGAGCGGCAGCGCACCGGCAGGGGCCAGGTGGTCGACGCCGCGATCGTCGACGGCGCCTCCTACATGCTCGGGCCGATGTTCGGCGAGCTGGAGCTGGGGCTGTGGGACGGCGATCCCGACCATGCGATGCTCGGCGGCAAGGCGCCCTTCTACGGCGTCTATCGCTGTGCCGACGGCAAATGGTTCTCGGTCGGCGCGATCGAGCAGAAATTCTACGCGGCGATGCTGTCGATCCTCGGCCTCGACGACGTCGATCCCTCGGCCGAGGCGCAGATGGACCGGGATCGCTGGCCGGCGCTGCGCGAACGGATCGCGGCGGCCTTCCTGACGAAGCCGCAGGCGGCGTGGACCGAGGCGTTCGGCGCGGTCGACTCCTGCGGCGCGCCGGTGCTGGCCGCCGGCGAGCTGGCCGCCGATCCGCACAATGCGGCGCGCGGCACGGTCACGGCCGACGGCGAGGGCATCCTCACCGCCGCGCCGGCCCCGCGCCTGTCGGAGCATCCAGAGCTGGTGACCGCGCCCAATCCGCGCGGCAGCCGCCCGGCCGACACGATCCTGGCCGAAGCCGGCTTCACCGCCGACGAGATCGGCGAATTGACCGCGAAAAAGGCGGTCTGGTCGCTATAA
- a CDS encoding luciferase family protein (PFAM: luciferase family protein), translated as MQIALMSLGDIMDDPITGRRFDASERYAMTLDAAEIADRSGIQGYYIGEHHGISYTFSSPAVVLAAIAQRTKRLRLGTAVALAANLDPFRMAEDYATVDVISGGRLELVTGRGNFFEKTFDLFGQSSAESAERFAEAMELACTLWPGEPVHWEGRFRPPVTGQRLEPTPVQRERPPFWIGGGSSPDTAKLAGRLGLNLMLPSAFGRPDKFIPIADIYREAFDKAGHTHEPKVGACWHGWVDKTDAIARERYEPRYRAYHAFNLGVIRSVNPNPPPYVSAPFDYELLSTKGPAIVGGPDKFADRLIELSRLVGADVNLIKMDMGGVGREEYCEMVERLGSDVVPQLNAAAARPAIAANG; from the coding sequence ATGCAAATCGCGCTTATGTCGCTGGGCGACATTATGGACGATCCCATCACGGGGCGTCGCTTCGACGCGTCCGAGCGCTATGCCATGACCCTGGACGCTGCCGAGATCGCGGATCGTTCCGGCATCCAGGGCTATTATATCGGCGAGCACCACGGCATCAGCTACACCTTCTCGTCGCCCGCCGTGGTCCTCGCCGCGATCGCCCAGCGGACCAAGCGACTCCGCCTCGGCACCGCGGTCGCCCTCGCCGCGAACCTCGACCCGTTCCGGATGGCGGAGGATTATGCGACGGTCGACGTGATCTCCGGCGGCCGGCTGGAGCTGGTCACCGGACGCGGCAATTTCTTCGAGAAGACCTTCGACCTGTTCGGCCAGTCGTCGGCGGAATCGGCCGAGCGCTTCGCCGAGGCGATGGAGCTGGCGTGCACGCTGTGGCCGGGCGAACCGGTCCATTGGGAGGGGCGCTTCCGCCCGCCGGTCACCGGCCAGCGGCTCGAACCGACCCCGGTCCAGCGCGAGCGGCCGCCCTTCTGGATCGGCGGCGGCAGCTCGCCCGACACCGCCAAGCTGGCGGGCCGGCTCGGCCTCAACCTGATGTTGCCGAGCGCGTTCGGGCGCCCCGACAAGTTCATCCCGATCGCCGACATCTATCGCGAGGCGTTCGACAAGGCCGGGCACACGCACGAACCGAAGGTCGGCGCCTGCTGGCACGGCTGGGTCGACAAGACCGACGCGATCGCCCGCGAACGCTACGAGCCGCGCTACCGGGCCTATCACGCCTTCAACCTGGGCGTGATCAGGAGCGTCAACCCGAACCCGCCGCCCTATGTCAGCGCGCCGTTCGACTATGAGCTGCTGTCGACCAAGGGACCGGCGATCGTCGGCGGGCCCGACAAGTTCGCCGACCGCCTGATCGAGCTGAGCCGGCTCGTCGGCGCCGACGTCAACCTGATCAAGATGGACATGGGCGGCGTCGGGCGCGAAGAATATTGCGAGATGGTCGAGCGACTGGGCAGCGATGTGGTTCCCCAACTGAACGCCGCGGCGGCGCGCCCCGCAATCGCGGCGAACGGCTGA
- a CDS encoding Transketolase, central region (PFAM: Transketolase, central region; Transketolase domain protein), producing the protein MSEARFAHAINRALDDALAADPSVLLLGEDIANAGGTFAVTRGLLDKHGPDRVIDMPIAENAIAGMAVGLALGGFRPVVEIMFMDFMTLTMDALVNQAAKLHFMFGGQSAVPMVVRTQHGGGLNAGPQHSQCLEAWFAHIPGLKVVVPATLDDAYALLRSAIDDPNPVLFVENKALYPMKGALSDAPPAAPIGKARIARAGSDVTIVSYGAMVHQAMAAAEQLAGEGVSAEVIDLRTVQPWDEAAVLASLAKTHRLVIAHEAVEAFGVGAEIAARMAQIGFDELDGPIMRVGAPFMPVPFGRGLEVDYMPSAARIVEAVRATDV; encoded by the coding sequence ATGAGCGAGGCGCGCTTCGCCCATGCGATCAACCGCGCGCTCGACGATGCGCTCGCGGCCGATCCCTCGGTGCTGCTGCTCGGCGAGGACATCGCCAATGCCGGCGGCACCTTCGCGGTCACGCGCGGCCTGCTCGACAAGCATGGGCCCGACCGGGTGATCGACATGCCGATCGCCGAGAATGCGATCGCCGGCATGGCGGTCGGCCTCGCGCTCGGCGGCTTCCGGCCGGTCGTCGAGATCATGTTCATGGACTTCATGACCCTGACCATGGACGCGCTGGTCAACCAGGCGGCCAAGCTCCACTTCATGTTCGGCGGGCAGAGCGCGGTGCCGATGGTGGTGCGCACCCAGCATGGCGGCGGCCTCAACGCCGGGCCGCAGCATTCGCAATGCCTGGAGGCGTGGTTCGCGCATATCCCGGGCCTGAAGGTCGTCGTGCCCGCGACGCTCGACGACGCCTATGCGCTGCTGCGCAGCGCGATCGACGATCCCAACCCGGTCCTGTTCGTCGAGAACAAGGCGCTCTACCCGATGAAGGGCGCGCTGTCCGACGCGCCGCCCGCCGCCCCGATCGGCAAGGCGCGGATCGCGCGGGCCGGCAGCGACGTGACGATCGTCAGCTATGGCGCGATGGTCCATCAGGCGATGGCCGCCGCCGAGCAACTGGCGGGCGAGGGCGTCTCGGCCGAGGTGATCGACCTGCGCACCGTCCAGCCCTGGGACGAGGCGGCGGTGCTGGCGTCGCTGGCGAAGACCCACCGGCTGGTGATCGCCCATGAGGCGGTCGAGGCGTTCGGCGTCGGCGCGGAGATCGCGGCGCGGATGGCGCAGATCGGCTTCGACGAGCTGGACGGGCCGATCATGCGGGTCGGGGCGCCGTTCATGCCCGTGCCGTTCGGGCGCGGGCTGGAGGTCGATTACATGCCCTCGGCGGCGCGGATCGTCGAAGCGGTGCGGGCGACCGATGTCTGA
- a CDS encoding AMP-dependent synthetase and ligase (PFAM: AMP-dependent synthetase and ligase), with amino-acid sequence MKPWAKDWVAYHSALRPEAPAVTCVERGVTLRWGELDERVGRLAYQLRHHFGLQPGDRVALIAENDTRIFEVQFACMRAGLIWVPLSWRLAVGELVTLVRDADPAMLIQDDIWREVGDAVADATGIERRLLWSDDLARSDYDRLIADAPAAMPGGVHDEDQLTHILYTSGTTGLPKGALCSWGTLKHHAINAAQTSRAAERGNHHLNIVPLFHAGGLNTFSNPTLYWGGHVTTTRRFDPAVALRLLTDPAVGITHLCGVLQMYELITALPAFAEARFPTLRNGLFGGWGPKTVWVHQTWQDRGFFLQLSYGSTEQGPLVTVLDDGRDLALANCSGFVVPGTELRLVDGDGQDVAQGEVGEIWTRGPAITPGYWNRPRGDYFEGDWFRTGDCGRFDEAGRLYVVDRLREVYRSGGENIYPAEVELALADAPGVREVAIIAVPDERWGEVGLAIVEPMPGVEVSLDSLLAHADGRLARFKLPRHFATIAEMPRSATLKIDRALLKKTYGAAPTV; translated from the coding sequence ATGAAGCCCTGGGCGAAGGATTGGGTGGCCTATCACAGCGCGCTCCGGCCGGAGGCGCCAGCGGTCACCTGCGTCGAGCGGGGCGTCACCCTGCGCTGGGGCGAGCTCGACGAGCGGGTCGGGCGGCTCGCCTATCAGCTCCGCCACCATTTCGGCCTGCAGCCGGGCGACCGCGTCGCGCTGATCGCCGAGAACGACACCCGCATCTTCGAGGTGCAGTTCGCCTGCATGCGCGCCGGGCTGATCTGGGTGCCGCTGAGCTGGCGGCTGGCGGTCGGCGAACTGGTGACGCTGGTGCGCGACGCCGACCCCGCGATGCTGATCCAGGACGACATCTGGCGTGAGGTGGGCGACGCCGTCGCCGACGCGACCGGGATCGAGCGGCGGCTCCTCTGGTCGGACGACCTTGCCCGCAGCGACTATGACCGGCTGATCGCCGACGCGCCCGCCGCGATGCCGGGCGGCGTCCATGACGAGGACCAGCTCACCCATATCCTCTACACCTCGGGCACCACCGGCCTGCCCAAGGGGGCGCTGTGCAGCTGGGGCACGCTCAAGCACCATGCGATCAACGCCGCGCAGACCTCGCGCGCGGCGGAGCGGGGCAATCATCATCTCAACATCGTGCCGCTGTTCCACGCGGGCGGGCTCAACACCTTCTCCAACCCGACGCTCTACTGGGGCGGGCACGTCACGACCACGCGGCGCTTCGACCCCGCCGTCGCGCTGCGGCTGCTGACCGATCCGGCGGTGGGGATCACCCATTTGTGCGGCGTGTTGCAGATGTACGAGCTGATCACCGCGCTGCCGGCCTTCGCCGAGGCGCGCTTCCCGACGCTGCGCAACGGCCTGTTCGGCGGCTGGGGGCCCAAGACGGTGTGGGTCCACCAGACCTGGCAGGATCGCGGCTTCTTCCTCCAGCTTTCCTATGGATCGACCGAGCAGGGGCCGCTGGTGACGGTGCTCGACGACGGCCGCGACCTGGCGCTCGCCAATTGCTCGGGCTTCGTCGTGCCGGGGACCGAGCTGCGCCTCGTCGACGGTGACGGCCAGGACGTGGCGCAGGGCGAGGTCGGCGAGATCTGGACGCGCGGCCCTGCGATCACGCCCGGCTACTGGAATCGGCCGCGCGGCGACTATTTCGAGGGCGACTGGTTCCGCACCGGCGATTGCGGCCGGTTCGACGAGGCGGGCCGCCTCTACGTCGTCGACCGGCTGCGCGAGGTCTATCGCTCGGGCGGGGAGAATATCTATCCGGCCGAGGTCGAGCTGGCGCTGGCTGACGCGCCGGGGGTCAGGGAGGTTGCGATCATCGCCGTGCCGGACGAGCGCTGGGGCGAGGTCGGCCTGGCGATCGTCGAGCCGATGCCGGGGGTCGAGGTGAGCCTGGACTC
- a CDS encoding nitroreductase (PFAM: nitroreductase) yields MPALAIDDDLPDDARALARLVAERHSCRGFLPTPVPRATIDRMLAIAQGSASWCNSQPWEVIVTEGEATDRFREQLYAFAASQNWADQANRPERPDFPFPARYVGIYKDRQRATGWALYEAVGVAYGDREGSGRQMLENFRLFGAPHVMIVTTEEDLGTYGAIDCGGYVAHVLLAAQSLGLATIAQAALAGVADFVRDWFAIPAHRKIVCAISFGFADPAHPANGFRTTRESLGNVVRYVG; encoded by the coding sequence ATGCCCGCACTGGCGATAGACGACGACCTTCCCGACGACGCCCGCGCGCTCGCGCGGCTGGTCGCGGAGCGGCATAGCTGCCGGGGGTTCCTGCCGACGCCGGTGCCGCGCGCGACGATCGACAGGATGCTGGCGATCGCGCAGGGGTCGGCCTCCTGGTGCAACTCGCAGCCTTGGGAGGTCATCGTCACCGAGGGCGAGGCGACCGACCGCTTCCGCGAGCAGCTCTACGCCTTCGCCGCCAGCCAGAACTGGGCCGACCAGGCCAACCGCCCCGAGCGGCCCGACTTCCCCTTCCCCGCCCGCTATGTCGGCATCTACAAGGACCGGCAGCGCGCCACCGGCTGGGCGCTCTACGAGGCGGTCGGCGTCGCCTATGGCGACCGGGAGGGATCAGGCCGCCAGATGCTGGAGAATTTCCGCCTGTTCGGCGCGCCGCACGTGATGATCGTCACCACCGAGGAGGACCTCGGCACCTATGGCGCGATCGACTGCGGCGGCTATGTCGCCCATGTCCTGCTCGCCGCGCAGAGCCTCGGCCTCGCCACCATCGCCCAGGCGGCGCTGGCCGGCGTCGCCGACTTCGTCCGCGACTGGTTCGCCATCCCGGCGCACCGCAAGATCGTCTGCGCGATCTCCTTCGGCTTTGCCGACCCCGCGCACCCGGCCAACGGCTTCCGCACGACGCGCGAGAGCCTGGGGAATGTCGTGCGCTACGTGGGGTGA
- a CDS encoding fumarate reductase/succinate dehydrogenase flavoprotein domain protein (PFAM: fumarate reductase/succinate dehydrogenase flavoprotein domain protein; HI0933 family protein; FAD dependent oxidoreductase; FAD-dependent pyridine nucleotide-disulphide oxidoreductase), whose protein sequence is MRDCDVLVVGGGGAGMAAAIEAADAGASVVVLEAGPRPGGSTALSGGVFYAAGTSIQRAAGVEDDVERMYRYYMTINRWNLEPWLIRRFCEQSAPTLEWLIGLGVDIPVEGLYVSGVDDAPRGHHSHGSGIALFEHLLGAASAREVAIHPNVRVEGLLVEDGRIAGIAAQGAEMRAGAVVLATGGYGANRAMLAELNPEIAAQDERWSFYFGSQTSRGDGIRMAREAGAAVVGKGRLLVNASPGFSRDVADFHPPWLVFVNRDGQRFMDETWPYCIAGHRIEEQPGRLCFAIFDEPTRAASPSRHPFADKLGVGDFAYSGDRLAEEVAKGRVLTADTLEELAAKAGIDPVGLAGSVAAYNADVRSGRDRQYFKAGALTTIETPPFYAAEVHAASFGATSAGVRIDPDARVLGPDAHPVAGLYAAGETAGGVLGERYVGGGNYISNALIFGRIAGQGAAVFARS, encoded by the coding sequence ATGCGTGATTGCGATGTCCTGGTGGTCGGCGGCGGCGGCGCGGGCATGGCGGCGGCGATCGAGGCGGCCGATGCGGGCGCGTCGGTGGTGGTGCTCGAGGCGGGGCCGCGCCCCGGCGGCTCGACCGCGCTGTCGGGCGGGGTCTTCTACGCGGCGGGCACCAGCATCCAGCGGGCCGCCGGCGTCGAGGACGATGTCGAGCGCATGTACCGCTACTATATGACGATCAACCGCTGGAACCTCGAACCCTGGCTGATCCGCCGCTTCTGCGAGCAGTCGGCGCCGACGCTCGAATGGCTGATCGGGCTGGGCGTCGACATCCCGGTCGAGGGGCTCTACGTCTCGGGCGTCGACGATGCCCCGCGCGGGCATCACAGCCATGGTTCGGGGATCGCGCTGTTCGAGCATCTGCTCGGCGCCGCCTCGGCGCGCGAGGTGGCGATCCATCCCAATGTCCGGGTCGAGGGCCTGCTGGTCGAGGACGGCCGGATCGCCGGCATCGCCGCGCAAGGGGCGGAGATGCGCGCCGGGGCGGTGGTGCTCGCAACCGGCGGCTATGGCGCGAACCGCGCGATGCTGGCCGAGCTCAACCCCGAGATCGCGGCGCAGGACGAGCGCTGGTCCTTCTATTTCGGATCGCAGACCAGCCGCGGCGACGGCATCCGCATGGCGCGCGAGGCCGGCGCGGCGGTGGTCGGCAAGGGGCGGCTGCTGGTCAACGCATCGCCGGGCTTCTCGCGCGACGTGGCCGATTTCCACCCGCCCTGGCTGGTGTTCGTCAACCGCGACGGGCAGCGCTTCATGGACGAGACCTGGCCCTATTGCATCGCCGGCCACCGCATCGAGGAACAGCCCGGCCGGCTCTGCTTCGCGATCTTCGACGAGCCGACCCGTGCCGCCTCGCCCTCGCGCCATCCCTTCGCCGACAAGCTCGGCGTCGGCGACTTCGCCTATTCGGGCGACCGGCTGGCGGAGGAGGTGGCCAAGGGCCGGGTACTGACCGCGGACACGCTCGAGGAGCTGGCGGCGAAGGCGGGGATCGACCCGGTCGGCCTTGCCGGATCGGTCGCGGCCTATAATGCGGACGTCCGCTCAGGGCGCGACCGGCAATATTTCAAGGCGGGGGCGCTGACGACGATCGAGACCCCGCCCTTCTACGCCGCCGAGGTCCATGCCGCGAGCTTCGGCGCGACCTCCGCGGGTGTACGGATCGATCCCGACGCGCGCGTGCTGGGCCCCGACGCGCACCCGGTCGCCGGCCTCTACGCGGCGGGCGAGACGGCCGGCGGGGTGCTCGGCGAGCGCTATGTCGGCGGCGGCAACTATATCAGCAACGCGCTGATCTTCGGCCGGATCGCGGGGCAGGGCGCGGCGGTGTTCGCGCGGAGCTGA
- a CDS encoding Palmitoyl-CoA hydrolase (PFAM: acyl-CoA thioesterase), translated as MITVTNELHEQARQDRIAMLRRLIDRMGRIAPAEGDGDRFLIEPAIGAFDRVYGGQSLAEALIAAARTVDQGRRLNSAHCYFLRLGDPRKPVVYVVDRLRDTRSFSVRQVRAEQDGQAIITATFSFAASFGGIEHQGPAADAPPPEEVLPRDVALLARNGGELPKNAGVPWPIDLRHVDQPPWDQRIGDGRHRVWMRADEELPDDPLLHACLLLYASDLTMADAVTNQHPIVWEDLIAARGLFGASLDHAFWLHVPARIDQWLLHVQESTRAADGRGFTTGRFYDRSGVLVASVAQEIFIKDMSGGTA; from the coding sequence TTGATTACCGTCACCAACGAACTCCACGAGCAGGCGCGGCAGGACCGGATCGCCATGCTGCGCCGGCTGATCGACCGCATGGGCCGGATCGCGCCCGCCGAGGGCGACGGCGACCGCTTCCTGATCGAGCCGGCGATCGGCGCCTTCGACCGGGTCTATGGCGGCCAGAGCCTCGCCGAGGCGCTGATCGCGGCGGCGCGCACGGTCGACCAGGGACGGCGGCTCAACTCCGCGCATTGCTATTTCCTGCGGCTCGGCGATCCGCGCAAGCCGGTCGTCTATGTCGTCGACCGGCTGCGCGACACGCGCTCCTTCTCGGTCCGCCAGGTCCGCGCCGAGCAGGACGGGCAGGCGATCATCACCGCCACCTTCTCCTTCGCGGCGTCGTTCGGCGGGATCGAGCATCAGGGGCCGGCGGCCGACGCGCCGCCGCCCGAGGAGGTGCTGCCGCGCGACGTGGCGCTGCTGGCGCGCAACGGCGGCGAGCTGCCGAAGAATGCTGGGGTGCCCTGGCCGATCGACCTGCGCCATGTCGACCAGCCGCCATGGGATCAGCGGATCGGCGACGGCCGCCACCGCGTCTGGATGCGCGCCGACGAGGAGCTGCCCGACGATCCGCTGCTCCACGCCTGCCTGCTGCTTTACGCCAGCGACCTGACCATGGCCGACGCGGTCACCAACCAGCACCCGATCGTCTGGGAGGACCTGATCGCCGCGCGCGGCCTGTTCGGCGCGTCGCTCGACCACGCCTTCTGGCTGCACGTGCCGGCGCGGATCGACCAATGGCTGCTCCACGTCCAGGAATCGACCCGCGCCGCCGATGGGCGGGGCTTCACCACCGGCCGCTTCTACGATCGGTCGGGCGTGCTGGTCGCGTCGGTGGCGCAGGAGATCTTCATCAAGGACATGAGCGGAGGAACGGCATGA
- a CDS encoding catalytic domain of components of various dehydrogenase complexes (PFAM: biotin/lipoyl attachment domain-containing protein; catalytic domain of components of various dehydrogenase complexes; E3 binding domain protein), which produces MSDRASSGAGAPIVMPKLGLTMAEGLIAEWKVAPGEAVSAGQVLFVVETDKISNEIEAPADGTILSLLAEEGATVAVGAPVATWTGPGQGTGGTEQPPAPLSEPVGAPPVAAPARGERRLSTPFARRLAQQAGIDLADVGGSGARGRIKARDVQAAIDRRTTAPAVSAPAPRGRDLRALIAARVTRSKAEIPHFYLSADARFDALAALRREVNADPSSPGKLSVTAFLGAAVGRALALHPEANGVWRGDRVEPLDAIAIGIAVEAPGGVMAPVVPLGGGIHDFASALDAAIERARQGRLGAADVGAAAIGISNVGMFAVRSLTPIIDPDQSFMLGVGAPRAAFRADENGAPVAVRKVTLTLACDHRAIDGAAAARFLATIVELIEHPVRLLLPIRS; this is translated from the coding sequence ATGTCTGACCGCGCGAGCAGCGGCGCCGGCGCGCCGATCGTCATGCCCAAGCTCGGCCTGACCATGGCCGAGGGGCTGATCGCCGAATGGAAGGTCGCGCCCGGCGAGGCGGTCAGCGCCGGCCAGGTCCTGTTCGTCGTCGAGACCGACAAGATCAGCAACGAGATCGAGGCCCCCGCCGACGGCACCATCCTCAGCTTGCTGGCCGAGGAAGGCGCGACGGTCGCGGTCGGCGCGCCGGTCGCGACCTGGACCGGGCCGGGGCAGGGGACCGGCGGGACCGAGCAGCCTCCCGCGCCCCTATCCGAACCCGTCGGCGCGCCTCCGGTTGCCGCACCGGCGCGGGGCGAGCGCCGGCTCTCCACGCCCTTTGCCCGGCGGCTGGCGCAGCAGGCGGGGATCGACCTTGCCGATGTCGGCGGCAGCGGCGCGCGCGGGCGGATCAAGGCGCGCGACGTGCAGGCGGCGATCGATCGACGGACGACGGCTCCCGCCGTTTCCGCTCCCGCGCCGCGCGGGCGCGATCTGCGCGCGCTGATCGCCGCGCGGGTGACGCGCAGCAAGGCGGAGATCCCGCATTTCTACCTGTCGGCCGATGCGCGCTTCGACGCGCTGGCGGCGCTGCGCCGCGAGGTCAACGCCGATCCGTCGAGCCCAGGCAAGCTGAGCGTCACCGCCTTCCTCGGCGCCGCGGTCGGCCGCGCGCTGGCGCTTCATCCCGAGGCCAATGGCGTGTGGCGCGGCGACCGCGTCGAGCCGCTCGACGCCATCGCGATCGGTATCGCGGTCGAGGCGCCGGGCGGGGTGATGGCGCCGGTCGTGCCGCTCGGCGGCGGCATCCATGATTTCGCGAGCGCGCTCGACGCGGCGATCGAGCGCGCCCGGCAGGGGCGGCTCGGGGCCGCCGACGTCGGCGCGGCGGCGATCGGCATCTCCAATGTCGGCATGTTCGCCGTCCGCTCGCTCACCCCGATCATCGACCCGGACCAGAGCTTCATGCTCGGCGTCGGCGCGCCGCGCGCCGCCTTCCGCGCCGACGAGAATGGCGCGCCGGTCGCGGTGCGGAAGGTGACGCTCACCCTCGCCTGCGACCATCGCGCGATCGACGGGGCGGCGGCGGCGCGTTTCCTGGCGACGATCGTCGAACTGATCGAGCATCCGGTGCGGCTGCTCCTTCCCATCCGGTCATGA
- a CDS encoding dehydrogenase, E1 component (PFAM: dehydrogenase, E1 component), with the protein MAEARGAAARGAAHGRNARAPELIELYRRMVTIREAEKSCGALFAAGEIPGFIHLSDGQEGVSVGVMASLRADDTIASTHRGHGHALAKGLGLDGFFRELMGKADGACKGRGGSMHVADLSVGMLGANGIVGGGVAIALGSGLAQKLRGGDGLAICFFGDGALAEGIVHESLNIAQLKQIPILFVCENNGWSEFSPTSTQVTFTLEKLAAAYGIPYVGADGSDVETVAELAADVVDRVRRDRGPAVLEFATTRIRGHYEGDAQRYRQDKAPPVDPLLVARARLDERGVPAAEVEAIEADIRAEVRRAVEAARLSPDPTLESAAEEVYAPVEATA; encoded by the coding sequence ATGGCTGAGGCAAGGGGAGCGGCCGCGCGGGGCGCGGCGCACGGACGCAACGCGCGCGCGCCGGAGCTGATCGAGCTCTACCGGCGGATGGTGACGATCCGCGAGGCGGAGAAGAGCTGCGGCGCGCTGTTCGCGGCCGGCGAGATACCCGGCTTCATCCATCTGAGCGACGGACAGGAAGGCGTCAGCGTCGGCGTGATGGCGTCGTTGCGCGCCGACGACACGATCGCCTCGACCCATCGCGGCCATGGCCATGCGCTCGCCAAGGGCCTCGGCCTCGACGGCTTCTTCCGCGAGCTGATGGGCAAGGCCGACGGCGCCTGCAAGGGACGCGGCGGCAGCATGCACGTCGCCGACCTGTCGGTGGGGATGCTCGGCGCCAACGGCATCGTCGGCGGCGGCGTCGCGATCGCGCTGGGCAGCGGCCTCGCCCAGAAGCTGCGCGGCGGCGACGGCCTCGCCATCTGCTTCTTCGGCGACGGCGCGCTGGCCGAGGGCATCGTCCACGAAAGCCTCAACATCGCCCAGCTCAAGCAGATCCCGATCCTGTTCGTCTGCGAGAATAACGGCTGGTCGGAGTTCAGCCCGACCTCGACCCAGGTGACCTTCACGCTGGAGAAGCTCGCCGCCGCCTATGGCATCCCCTATGTCGGCGCCGACGGATCGGACGTCGAGACGGTGGCGGAGCTGGCCGCCGACGTCGTCGACCGCGTCCGCCGCGATCGCGGGCCGGCGGTGCTGGAGTTCGCGACCACCCGCATCCGCGGCCATTATGAGGGCGACGCGCAGCGCTACCGCCAGGACAAGGCGCCGCCGGTCGACCCGCTGCTGGTGGCGCGCGCCCGGCTCGACGAGCGCGGCGTCCCCGCCGCCGAGGTCGAGGCGATCGAGGCGGACATCCGCGCCGAGGTCCGGCGCGCGGTCGAGGCCGCGCGGCTCAGCCCCGATCCGACGCTCGAGTCCGCCGCCGAGGAGGTCTATGCGCCGGTGGAGGCGACGGCATGA